ctcgatacttaatattataaataggaaagtgtgtacatgtctgtttgtttgtccgcctttcacggcaaaacggagcgacggtgattttttaagtggagatagttcaagggatggagagtgacatagactatttttgtctctttctaacgcggacgaagccgcgggcaaaagctagtactcaATATTTATTGTGTTTCATGTGTACACATAAGGTCTTTTTAAGCTAAGTACAGTCTCAACATGAACCCGGTGAGGGCATAGCAACATTATATCTTGTAATCTACAGAAtatttaaaactaagtaaaaatTACTGCTacctatattacttaactaaaaTAGAAATTCGCATGTTTCTGCCCAGgaacatgcaagttgtggaatgagctaccttctgaggtgttccccttgcgctatgacatggggttcttcaagaagcaggtatttagggttctcaaaggtcggcaacgcatatgtggcttatgtccatgggcggcgatgactgcttcccatcagacGGCTCGCCTGCTCGTTtatttgctgcctatttcattaaaaaaaaccttgacgttggtggAATCATCGACGAATCATAACAAGGCTAAAAACTGTTTGAAATCGTAGGAACGTAGGTTTAATATTAATACCCATAGAAATtttaaatttcgcgccttttcttagtaccaagatttggttgaccgccTATACTAATATGTATCCTTGTTTGTTGAAGGTTGTGAGTGACCATAATGTCGTGGGTGGTGTggtgcgccgccgccgcgctctGCGCCTGCGCGGTCGCTGAGGAGAAGCGTGCTGAAAGTGAGTAGCCGTGAGTGACTAACACAGTGAGTGACCGACCCACAGTGACTCTTAGGCACTGAGCGCTTGCCTGCGCGGTCGCTGAGAAGCACACTGAAATTGAGTAACCGTGAGTGACCATCACATCACCATCGTGTCATAAAGAGGTGACTTTTAGACGAGCGCGCTGAAAGTAAGTAACCGTGAGTGACCATCACCACCATGTCACTTGTGGACAAGCGCGCTGTAAGTGAGTAGCCGTGACTCGTGAGTGACTCCCACAATGAGTGACCGCTATTAAGTGAGTGACCGACGCACAGTGAGTCTTACGCATGCCACGCTCTGGGTTTCTGCGATCGCTGAGGAGGAGCGCGCTGACAGTAGCCGTGAGTGACTCTGTATTGTGAGTGACCGACGCACAGCGAGTCTTAGGCTTGTAGCGCTTGCCTGCGCGGTCAGTCGCGCGTTGAAAGTGAGTACCCGTGAGTGACCTTCTGCCGTTAATTGTGTATGATAGTGATATATGTGATTGTTGCAGTGTCCCCCCTGCCTTTCGTGCTCGGATCACGTTACGGCCGCTCGCCAGGCCCGGCCGGCACTCAGCGTCTACTAGCCCCGAGAAATGATAGGTAAGCGGCTTGCGCGATTTAAAGACCCAAGTTTGCAAAATAATAAGTGTCACCACAGAATatgtaatagtacaagtacagaaggctcactcctttgatgttcacaaaatgccgccattctaaattcttacctacattaacaaacggaccgcacgcgagcacccgacattgaattctattgcgccgcgcgaaggtcgtcaccactgaatgggccgcgaactcgcggccgccggcatgtacttatagcgcaacgatagaatcgcggagtgagccgctcctggtgtcacattaatttttaaattaaattgtcTTAAAGGACCTCTGccctgttggcttcggccccatgcacgcctcccaaaagtccgggaccccatggttcCGAGTACTGGACAGGATAAACAAAggataatgaaataaatgattatgattatgattattatgattaaataataataaattatttattgaacaCCATCGTGGCAAGTAGCAATGTTCTAACGTctcgagttacacacaatgtttttcatcacactttgTAATGCCATGAAtatgaaaaagataaaaaaaaagttaaatacggtactagaaGTGTTCCCttggtgcgttttcacattatccgatccgatctcggatgtaggaaggatttcaaaggcaaagatcaaagatggcggcttaaatatatgggacaccttaacaaaacatttttttccactttttattttaccactttgtc
This Leguminivora glycinivorella isolate SPB_JAAS2020 chromosome 24, LegGlyc_1.1, whole genome shotgun sequence DNA region includes the following protein-coding sequences:
- the LOC125238601 gene encoding RYamide neuropeptides-like, translated to MSWVVWCAAAALCACAVAEEKRAEMSPLPFVLGSRYGRSPGPAGTQRLLAPRNDRFFMGSRYGKRSEPDIAAPGSHVRPLLCEYTGVSQLYRCERAPPLDRRSSDEVED